The following is a genomic window from Blattabacterium cuenoti.
CTATTGCTTCATTATTATTTTTTCCTTCTTTTCTTATATAATCTAAAACTTCTTGTATACTCCAAGTATTTTTAACTGAAATATAATATGGGATCATTAATCTTCCAACACTATTTTCAGGATATCCTAAAGAAACTAATGTTTTTTTTTTTTCTTCTTTTGATAAATATTTTATTAAATCTTTTAAAGAATCTTTAGAAAGATTTTCTAAAAAAGAAACACGATCATCTACAGATAGATTATTTAAAAAATGAAATTTTTTAATTGGTGAAAGTCCTTCTATGATTTTCTCTTTTATAGGAAAATCTAAAACTCTAAAAATAGAAGATGCTTTCTTATTGTTCAATAAACTAAAAAAATAAATCACATCATTTGGATAATCTTGAAATATTTTTATTAAAGAACTAATAGTTTGATTATTTAAAAATTTTTCATTGAAATAATTTTCTAAACCATTAGCATTATATTTTATTTTTGTAGTCATTGTAATCAAATTATTATAAATTTCATAAAACATTGTTTTTTTTAAGTAGATTATTCATAGTTTTAAAATTTGTAAAATTACGTAATAATATTATTGTTATATATATATATAACATTATAAATGATTATAAATTCAACAACAATTAATATGGATTATAATTTTAAAAACATTGAAAAACGTTGGCAAACATTTTGGACACAGCACAAAATTTTTTGTACTGAAGATAATAATAATAATAATAATAATACATATTATATATTAAATATGTTTCCTTATCCATCTGGTTCAGGCTTACATATAGGACATTGTATTGGTTATATTGCTTCAGATATATATGCAAGATATAAACGTTCTAAAGGATATAATGTTTTGAATCCAATAGGATTTGATTCATTTGGGTTGCCTGCAGAACAATACGCAATTAAAACTGGGCAACATCCTTCTTATACTACTAATAAAAATATAAATAAATATCACGATCAAATTAATAAACTTGGAATTTCATTTGATTGGGATCGTAAATTATGTACTAGTGATCCTACCTTTTACCGTTGGACTCAATGGATGTTTATTCAAATATTTAATTCATGGTATGATAAAGATAAAGATAAAGCAAAATCTATAGATTGTTTAGTTGAAAAATTTAATAAAAACGGAAATTTAATAGTTAATGCTAGTACTACATATAAAAACAAATTTAATTCAAATGAATGGAAATCTTATTCTGCTTTAAAAAAAGAATCTATATTATCATATTATCGTTTAGCATTTCTTTGTAAAGAAACAGTAAATTGGTGTCCAGAATTAGGAACAGTTTTAGCAAATGATGAAATAATCAATGGAAAAAGTCAAAGGGGCGGATATAAAATTTACAAAAAAAAAATGTTACAGTGGAATATCCGAATTACTGCTTATGCAGAACGATTATTAAAAGGATTAAAAGTAATTCAATGTTCTGATTCTCTTAAAAAACTTCAATATTCTTGGATAGGTAAAAAATATGGACTATCATTAAAGTTGGATCTTGTTTTTAATAAAAACAACATTAAACATATAGAATCTGTTATATTTTTTCCAGAAATGATATTTGGAATAACTTTTATTATAATGTCTACAGATCATCCGTTAGTTGATAAAATATCTATAGGAGACTATAAAAGTCAAATTCTTGATTATATTAATCAAGAAATTTCTTTAGAAGACAAAATTTCTGGAATGTTTACAGGAAATTACGTTATTCATCCTTTAATAAATAACAAAAAAATACCTATTTATGTTAGTCATTCTTTTCCAGTTGATAATAAATATAAATCAATAGTAGGAATTCCAGGACATGAAAGACATAGCAATCAATTTGCAAATGTATTTGGATTAGATATAATCAAAGTATTATCAAATGATGATTTAAAAAAACAATATGATACACCACCATGTCTTATAAATTCTGGATTTTTAAATGGATTAAAATCCAAAGAAGCTAAAGAACAAGTTATTAACTTTTTAGTAAAAAAAAAGACAGGGGCTCCTATAATCAGTTATCGATTGCGTGATGCAGTCTTTTCTCGACAAAGATACTGGGGTGAACCAATTCCTATTTATTTTAAAAATAATATTCCGACTCCAATACCGATACACAAACTTCCTTTAATTCTTCCTAAAATTATTAAATATCATCCTAAAAATGGACAATCTCCATTAATTAGAGCAGAATATTGGGCATGGGATGAAAAAAATTTAAAAATTGTTAATCAATCTTTAATTGATAATAAATCTGTATTTCCTATAGAAGTTCATACTATGCCAAGTTGGGCTGGATCAAGTTGGTATTTTATACGTTATATGGATGTTAATAATGATAATTTTTTTGTAGATAAAAAAAAAGAAAAAATTTGGAAAAAAGTTGATTTATATATTGGTGGATCTGAACATGCAACAGGACATTTAATTTATTCTAGATTTTGGAATAAATTCTTAAAAGATCGAGGATGGATTACTTCAGAAGAACCTTTTAAAAAAATAATTAATCAAGGAATGATTCTAAATTATTCTGCTATTATATTTAAATTGATCAGAAAAAATATATTTATTTCTTATGGATTAATAAATAAAATTAATTATTCATATTTACAAGAAATATATATAGATACAAATTTAGTAAATTTAAAATATGAATTAGATTTAAAAAAATTTAAAACATATCATACAGAATTTGAAAATGCAAAATTTTTTTTAGAAAACGGAGTTTTTTTTTGTAAAAAAAAATTAGAAAAAATGTCTAAATCTAAATATAACGTTATCAATCCTGATAATATTTGCAAAAAATATGGATCAGATATATTTAGACTGTATGAAATGTTTTTAGGTCCAATTGAAAAATCAAAACCTTGGGATGCATCTAAAATTAATGGTGTAAAAAATTTTTTAAAAAGATTTTGGAGATTATTTCATAATGAAAATGGTATTTTAAATATCAATCAAGAGACTCCAACTATACAAGAACAATATATTTTACACGAAACTATTAAAAAAGTTACAAAAGAAATACAATTATTTTCTTTCAATACTTCTATCAGTTATTTAATGATTATTGTGAATAAACTAACTAAATTACAATGTAAAAAACAACAAATATTAATTCCATTAATCAAAATGACGGCTCCTTTTACACCTCATATAGCAGAAGAAATATGGAATAAATTAGGAAACAAAAAATCAATAATTTTTTCTTCATTTCCTATTTTTAATCCAATATTTATTAAAACCACTACTATTACATATCCTATCATGGTTAATGGAAAATTCAAATTTAAAGAACAATTTGACCACAATCAAAAATTATATATAATAAAAAGACAAATTTTAAATAATCCTAAAATAAAATTTATGTTGCAAACAAAAATTTTAAAAAAAATTATTATTATTCCAAATAAAATTATAAATATTTTATTTATCAATCAATAATTTTATATAACAATATTGAAACATAAAATGTAGATTTGCATTCAAATAAAAATACAACATTCGTTATTATTTTTTTTAATTTTTTCATACCAGATGTATAAGTGAAAAAAACTTTTATTATGTCAAAAAAAAATCCAATGGAAACTGGTACAGTTAGTTTTTTTAGTTGTATAGAAAAAAATTTTGATAAAGCAACTCCATTTCTTTCTATTGAACAAGGTCTGTTAGAACAAATTAAAGCTTGTAACGCAGTATACAAAATTCATTTTCCAGTTAAAATAAATAATAAAATCAAAGTTATTGAAGCTTATAGAGTTCAACATTCTCATCATAAATTACCATGTAAAGGGGGAATTAGATATAGTACGAAAGTAACTCAAGATGAAGTAATGACTTTAGCTGCATTAATGACGTATAAATGTGCGATAGTAGATGTTCCTTTTGGAGGAGCCAAAGGTGGAATTAAAATTGATCCACAAAGTATTTCTATGGAAACTTTAGAAACAATTACTCGTCGTTATACATCTGAACTTATTAAAAAAAATTTTATAGGACCTGGAATTGACGTCCCTGCTCCAGATTATGGAACAGGAGAACGAGAAATGAGCTGGATTCTTGATACATTTCTTTCATTATCTACACCAGGTGAAGTAGATGCTTTAGCATGTGTTACTGGTAAACCTATTTCTCAGGGAGGTGTACGTGGAAGAAAAGAAGCAACAGGATTAGGAGTCTTTTATGGAATTAGAGAATTGTGTAGAATGAAACAAGAAATGAATTCTATAGGATTAGATGTTGGATTATGTGGAAAACAAGTTATAATCCAAGGATTGGGAAATGTTGGATATCATGCTGCAATTTTTTTTCAAGAAGCTGGTGCATTGATTGTTGGATTAGCTGAAAGAGAAGGAGCAATTTATAATCAAAAAGGTTTAAATGTAAAAGACGTCATTATGCATTTAAAAAATACAGGTTCTATATTAAATTTTCCAAATGCAAAAAATATTGATAGTGCAGAAAAAGCATTAGAATTAGAATGTGATATTTTAATTCCTGCTGCTTTAGAAAATGTAATACATAAAAATAATGCACATAATATTAAATCAAAAATTATTGGAGAAGCTGCTAATGGACCTATTACACCTGAAGCGGATGAAATTTTAGAAAAAAAAGGAATTATTATTGTTCCGGATATTTATTTAAACGCTGGTGGAGTAACAGTATCTTATTTTGAATGGTTAAAAAATCTTAGTCATGTTCGTTATGGTAGAATGGAAAAACGTTTTAGTGAAAATATGAATTCCGAACTGTTACAAGTTATTGAAAATATTTGCAAACAAAATGTTCCAACAACAGAAAAAAAATTGATTTTAAGAGGTGCTAGAGAAATAGATTTAGTCCGTAGTGGATTGGAAGATACTATGATCGAAGGATTTCATAAAATTAGAGATTTACAATATACATTAGGAATAAACAATTTACGAACTACTGCATTTGTTTTGGCTATCAAAAAAATTATAGATTCTTACGAAAAATTAGGAATTTTTCCATAATCTTCTAACAAAGAAAAGATAAAGAAATAAAATATTCATGAAGTACAAAAGATCATTATTGAAATTAAGTGGAGAAGCACTAATGGGAAATAACGAATATGGCCTTCATTCAAATAGGCTCAAACAATATGCAGAAGAAGTGAAAAATGTAGTAAAAATGGGTGCTCAAGTAGCTATAGTTATAGGAGGCGGTAACATATTTAGAGGATTTTCCAGGATAAAAGAAAATATAATTAATCGTATAGGTGGAGATTATATGGGGATGTTAGCTACCGTAATAAACGGAATTGCATTTCAATCTTATTTAGAAAACGTAGGAATATGTACTTATATTCAAACGGCTATTCGAATGGATCCTATAGCAGAACCTTTTTTTAAAGACAGAGCAATTCGTCATCTAGAAAAAGGTAGAGTCGTAATTTTTGTTGCTGGTTTAGGAAACCCTTATTTTACAACAGATACAGCTGCAGTATTACGTGCCATAGAAATTCAAGCTGATGTTTTATTAAAAGGCACTAAAGTAGATGGAATTTATACTGAAGATCCAAAAAAAGATAAAAATGCAAAAAAAATAAAAAATATATCTTTTGATATGGTGTATAAAATGGGAATAAAAGTAATGGATACAACCGCTTTTATTTTAGGAAATGAAAATAATTTACCTATTATTATTTTTGATATAAACCGTATAGGAAATTTTAAAAAAGCAATATCTGGAGAATCAATTGGGACCATTGTAACCAACTAAATAATAACAAATAATATTATGGAAGATATAAATGAAATTTGTTCTTCTTGTCAAAAAGATATGAATAATATTTTAAAACAATTTAAAAATGATATTATTCGCATTAGATTGGGAAGTCAATCATTATTATCTTTTTTAGAAAAGATTAAAATTAAATATTATGATGATTTTGTAGATTTAATTAAAATTGCCAATATTTCTATTTTAGATAATATGAATTTAACTATTCGTCCATGGGATAAATCTTTAATTTCAATCATAGATAAAGCAATTATAGATTCTAATTTAGGGTTGATGCCTACAAATAAAGGAGAATATATACATATTAAAATTCCTATAATGACGGAAGAAGGTAGAAAACATTTGATCAAAAAAATTAAAACTGAAACAGAACAATCAAAAATACTGATTAGAGTTATAAGGAAAAAATATAATCAGATGATTAAAAAGAAGATAAATTTATCTCAAGATATATTAAAAAAAGGAGAACATCATATACAAAAAATAACAAATAATTATATTCAAAAAATTAATGAAATTTTTATTTTAAAGGAACAAGAAATATTACAAATATAGTATTATAATGAAATTTATCCATGAATGATTAAAAAATATTCAATTAAAAAATTATTGGATCAGCACAACCTTTTTTTAAACAAAAAAGTTATAGTAGAAGGGTGGGTACGTTCATTTAGAAATTATATGTTTATATCATTAAATGATGGTTCTACAATTAAAAATATTCAAATTGTTGTATCATCATCAGAAAAATTAAAAAAGAATTTTTTAAAACAAATAACAATTGGAACATCTCTTCATGTTATAGGAATTATAACTAATAGTATAGGAAAAGAACAAGTAATAGAGTTACAATCTGATTTAATTAAAATTTACGGAAAAGTAGATCATTTATTATTTCAACAATCTATATTACAACCTAAACAACACAGTTTAGAAAAACTTAGGACACAAACACATCTAAGATTCAGAACTAAGGTCTTCAGTTGTGTTATGCGTATTCGTCATCATATAGCTTTTTCTATTCATAAATATTTTAATGAAAATGGATTTTTTTATATTCATACACCTATTATTACTACTTCAAATGCAGAAGGTGCTGGAAATATGTTTCAAGTAACTACTTTGGATCTAAAACATATTCCATGGACACATGATAAAATAATAGATTATCAAAAAGATTTTTTTAAATGTAAAACATATCTTGGAGTATCTGGACAATTAGAAGCAGAAGCTGCATCGTTAGCATTAGGCAAAGTTTATACTTTTGGTCCAGTTTTTAGAGCAGAAAATTCAAATACTTCAAGACATTTATCGGAATTTTGGATGATAGAACCAGAAATAGCATTTTATCATTTAGAAGAAAATATGAATTTGGCAGAAGAGTTTTTAAAATATATTATTCAATATATAATTGAACATTGTGTAGATGATTTATATTTTTTAACAAATTATATGTCAAAAAATGAAGAACAATCTTTATTAAAACAATTGGAATCTTTATTAACCATTAATTTTGAAAAAATTAGTTATACTGAATCTATAGATATTCTTAATAAATCTATACATAATAACAAAGTAAATTTTGTTCATCCTGTTGTTTGGGGAATGGATCTGCAATCTGAACATGAACAATATTTAGTGAATAAATATTTTAAAAATCCTATTATTATCTTTGATTATCCATGTGATATTAAAGCTTTTTATATGAAAATGAACAATGATGAAAAAACAGTTAGAGCTATGG
Proteins encoded in this region:
- a CDS encoding ribosome-recycling factor is translated as MEDINEICSSCQKDMNNILKQFKNDIIRIRLGSQSLLSFLEKIKIKYYDDFVDLIKIANISILDNMNLTIRPWDKSLISIIDKAIIDSNLGLMPTNKGEYIHIKIPIMTEEGRKHLIKKIKTETEQSKILIRVIRKKYNQMIKKKINLSQDILKKGEHHIQKITNNYIQKINEIFILKEQEILQI
- a CDS encoding class I tRNA ligase family protein, giving the protein MIINSTTINMDYNFKNIEKRWQTFWTQHKIFCTEDNNNNNNNTYYILNMFPYPSGSGLHIGHCIGYIASDIYARYKRSKGYNVLNPIGFDSFGLPAEQYAIKTGQHPSYTTNKNINKYHDQINKLGISFDWDRKLCTSDPTFYRWTQWMFIQIFNSWYDKDKDKAKSIDCLVEKFNKNGNLIVNASTTYKNKFNSNEWKSYSALKKESILSYYRLAFLCKETVNWCPELGTVLANDEIINGKSQRGGYKIYKKKMLQWNIRITAYAERLLKGLKVIQCSDSLKKLQYSWIGKKYGLSLKLDLVFNKNNIKHIESVIFFPEMIFGITFIIMSTDHPLVDKISIGDYKSQILDYINQEISLEDKISGMFTGNYVIHPLINNKKIPIYVSHSFPVDNKYKSIVGIPGHERHSNQFANVFGLDIIKVLSNDDLKKQYDTPPCLINSGFLNGLKSKEAKEQVINFLVKKKTGAPIISYRLRDAVFSRQRYWGEPIPIYFKNNIPTPIPIHKLPLILPKIIKYHPKNGQSPLIRAEYWAWDEKNLKIVNQSLIDNKSVFPIEVHTMPSWAGSSWYFIRYMDVNNDNFFVDKKKEKIWKKVDLYIGGSEHATGHLIYSRFWNKFLKDRGWITSEEPFKKIINQGMILNYSAIIFKLIRKNIFISYGLINKINYSYLQEIYIDTNLVNLKYELDLKKFKTYHTEFENAKFFLENGVFFCKKKLEKMSKSKYNVINPDNICKKYGSDIFRLYEMFLGPIEKSKPWDASKINGVKNFLKRFWRLFHNENGILNINQETPTIQEQYILHETIKKVTKEIQLFSFNTSISYLMIIVNKLTKLQCKKQQILIPLIKMTAPFTPHIAEEIWNKLGNKKSIIFSSFPIFNPIFIKTTTITYPIMVNGKFKFKEQFDHNQKLYIIKRQILNNPKIKFMLQTKILKKIIIIPNKIINILFINQ
- a CDS encoding Glu/Leu/Phe/Val family dehydrogenase, encoding MSKKNPMETGTVSFFSCIEKNFDKATPFLSIEQGLLEQIKACNAVYKIHFPVKINNKIKVIEAYRVQHSHHKLPCKGGIRYSTKVTQDEVMTLAALMTYKCAIVDVPFGGAKGGIKIDPQSISMETLETITRRYTSELIKKNFIGPGIDVPAPDYGTGEREMSWILDTFLSLSTPGEVDALACVTGKPISQGGVRGRKEATGLGVFYGIRELCRMKQEMNSIGLDVGLCGKQVIIQGLGNVGYHAAIFFQEAGALIVGLAEREGAIYNQKGLNVKDVIMHLKNTGSILNFPNAKNIDSAEKALELECDILIPAALENVIHKNNAHNIKSKIIGEAANGPITPEADEILEKKGIIIVPDIYLNAGGVTVSYFEWLKNLSHVRYGRMEKRFSENMNSELLQVIENICKQNVPTTEKKLILRGAREIDLVRSGLEDTMIEGFHKIRDLQYTLGINNLRTTAFVLAIKKIIDSYEKLGIFP
- the pyrH gene encoding UMP kinase — encoded protein: MKYKRSLLKLSGEALMGNNEYGLHSNRLKQYAEEVKNVVKMGAQVAIVIGGGNIFRGFSRIKENIINRIGGDYMGMLATVINGIAFQSYLENVGICTYIQTAIRMDPIAEPFFKDRAIRHLEKGRVVIFVAGLGNPYFTTDTAAVLRAIEIQADVLLKGTKVDGIYTEDPKKDKNAKKIKNISFDMVYKMGIKVMDTTAFILGNENNLPIIIFDINRIGNFKKAISGESIGTIVTN
- the asnS gene encoding asparagine--tRNA ligase, whose amino-acid sequence is MIKKYSIKKLLDQHNLFLNKKVIVEGWVRSFRNYMFISLNDGSTIKNIQIVVSSSEKLKKNFLKQITIGTSLHVIGIITNSIGKEQVIELQSDLIKIYGKVDHLLFQQSILQPKQHSLEKLRTQTHLRFRTKVFSCVMRIRHHIAFSIHKYFNENGFFYIHTPIITTSNAEGAGNMFQVTTLDLKHIPWTHDKIIDYQKDFFKCKTYLGVSGQLEAEAASLALGKVYTFGPVFRAENSNTSRHLSEFWMIEPEIAFYHLEENMNLAEEFLKYIIQYIIEHCVDDLYFLTNYMSKNEEQSLLKQLESLLTINFEKISYTESIDILNKSIHNNKVNFVHPVVWGMDLQSEHEQYLVNKYFKNPIIIFDYPCDIKAFYMKMNNDEKTVRAMDILFPKVGEIIGGSQREERYDILITRMKKHNINKQLLYWYLDTRRFGSVPHSGFGLGFDRLVQFISGMQNIRDVIPFPKTPNHAS